One stretch of Microbacterium terrae DNA includes these proteins:
- a CDS encoding Re/Si-specific NAD(P)(+) transhydrogenase subunit alpha — translation MTRIGIVAEAPGENRVAATPTTVPKLVALGYDVVVEAGAGAASSFPDAAFVAAGAAVVDDQTAWASPIVLKVTAPTSAEIARLADGATIVATLSPALRPDLIEALATRHMTAIALDAVPRISRAQSMDVLSSMANIAGYRAVVEAAHEFGRFFTGQVTAAGKVPPAKVLVAGAGVAGLAAIGAASSLGAIVRATDPRPEVADQVASIGGEYLEVVVPEEAKQVSADGYAKATSEAYDRRAAEIYSEQAADVDIIITTALIPGRTAPRLITAADVAAMRPGSVIVDMAAGQGGNVEGSVAGEKVMTANGVVILGYTDLPGRLPQQASQLFGTNLLNLLKLLTPAKDGALTLDFDDVVQRAVTVVKDGDVLWPPPPVQVSAAPAPVRAAAAPVTAKKPMSSAVRTALVAVGIAALFAVCAFAPPPLPQHFLVLTLAVVVGFYVIGHVAHALHTPLMSVTNAISGIIVVGAMVQITAPDLTVQILAAIAVLLASINIFGGFAVTRRMLAMFQKGETR, via the coding sequence ATGACCCGCATTGGCATCGTCGCCGAGGCGCCCGGAGAGAACCGGGTCGCAGCGACCCCGACCACCGTCCCCAAGCTCGTCGCCCTCGGCTACGACGTCGTCGTCGAAGCCGGCGCCGGCGCCGCATCGTCGTTCCCCGACGCCGCCTTCGTCGCAGCCGGCGCCGCAGTCGTCGACGACCAGACTGCGTGGGCGTCGCCGATCGTGCTCAAGGTGACCGCGCCGACGAGCGCCGAGATCGCGCGGCTCGCCGACGGCGCCACGATCGTCGCCACCCTCAGCCCGGCGCTGCGCCCCGACCTCATCGAGGCCCTCGCCACCCGCCACATGACGGCGATCGCACTCGACGCAGTGCCGCGCATTTCACGCGCCCAATCGATGGATGTGCTCAGCTCGATGGCGAACATCGCCGGCTACCGGGCCGTCGTCGAAGCCGCGCACGAGTTCGGCCGCTTCTTCACCGGCCAGGTGACCGCGGCGGGCAAGGTCCCACCGGCGAAGGTGCTCGTCGCGGGCGCCGGCGTCGCCGGCCTCGCCGCGATCGGCGCCGCATCGAGCCTCGGCGCGATCGTGCGCGCGACCGACCCCCGCCCCGAGGTCGCCGACCAGGTCGCCTCGATCGGCGGCGAATACCTCGAGGTCGTCGTGCCCGAGGAGGCGAAGCAGGTCTCGGCCGACGGGTATGCGAAGGCCACGAGCGAGGCGTACGACCGGCGAGCGGCCGAGATCTACTCCGAGCAGGCAGCCGACGTCGACATCATCATCACGACGGCGCTCATCCCGGGACGCACAGCTCCGCGGCTGATCACGGCTGCCGACGTCGCCGCGATGCGCCCCGGCAGCGTCATCGTCGACATGGCTGCGGGTCAGGGCGGCAACGTCGAGGGGTCGGTCGCCGGCGAGAAGGTCATGACCGCGAACGGGGTCGTGATCCTCGGCTACACCGACCTCCCCGGGCGGCTGCCGCAGCAGGCATCCCAGCTGTTCGGGACGAACCTGCTGAACCTGCTGAAGCTGCTCACCCCGGCGAAGGACGGCGCGCTGACCCTCGACTTCGACGACGTCGTGCAGCGCGCCGTCACCGTGGTGAAGGACGGCGACGTGCTCTGGCCGCCCCCTCCCGTGCAGGTGTCGGCTGCCCCCGCCCCGGTGCGGGCGGCCGCGGCACCCGTGACGGCGAAGAAGCCGATGTCGTCGGCCGTGCGCACCGCGCTGGTGGCGGTGGGCATCGCGGCGCTCTTCGCCGTCTGCGCGTTCGCGCCCCCGCCGCTGCCGCAGCACTTCCTGGTGCTCACCCTCGCCGTCGTCGTCGGCTTCTACGTCATCGGCCACGTCGCCCACGCGCTGCACACCCCGCTCATGAGCGTGACCAACGCGATCTCGGGCATCATCGTCGTCGGCGCCATGGTGCAGATCACCGCTCCCGACCTCACCGTGCAGATCCTCGCCGCGATCGCAGTGCTCCTCGCGAGCATCAACATCTTCGGCGGCTTCGCCGTCACCCGCCGCATGCTCGCGATGTTCCAGAAGGGCGAGACCCGATGA
- a CDS encoding solute symporter family protein: protein MNEVFGAVHAAVQTVENNPILNISIFGAFVAVTLFIVIRASRNNKTAADYYAAGRSFTGPQNGFAIAGDYLSAASFLGICGAIAINGYDGFLYSIGFLVAWLVALLLVAELMRNTGKFTMADVLSFRLKQGPVRLAAAITTLAVCFFYLLAQMAGAGGLVSLLLGITETLGQSIVVAVVGVLMIVYVLIGGMKGTTWVQIVKAFLLIGGAVVMTIWVLALNGFSLNTLLESAVETAGTTDILGPGLQYGANPWDFISLAIALVLGTAGLPHVLMRFYTVPTAKEARRSVVWAIWLIGLFYLLTLVLGYGAGALVGAETIKAAPGGVNSAAPLLALYLGGPLLLGFISAVAFATILAVVAGLTITAAASFAHDIYANVVKKGNVPPDGEVKVARRTVIVIGILAILGGIGVQGQNVAFLVALAFAVAASANLPTILYSLFWRRFTTRGAVWSMYGGLAAAIILIVLSPVFWGTPTSVFKDVGTAIWPLNNPGIVSIPLGFFLGWLGSVTTRTAEDPKKAAEMDVRSLTGFGAEKASNH, encoded by the coding sequence ATGAACGAGGTATTCGGCGCGGTCCACGCCGCGGTGCAGACGGTGGAGAACAACCCGATCCTGAACATCTCGATCTTCGGCGCATTCGTCGCCGTGACGCTGTTCATCGTGATCCGGGCGAGCCGCAACAACAAGACCGCCGCGGATTACTACGCGGCCGGCCGCTCGTTCACGGGGCCGCAGAACGGCTTCGCGATCGCAGGCGACTACCTGTCGGCGGCGTCGTTCCTCGGCATCTGCGGCGCGATCGCGATCAACGGCTACGACGGCTTCCTGTACTCGATCGGATTCCTCGTCGCCTGGCTCGTCGCGCTGCTGCTGGTCGCCGAGCTCATGCGCAACACCGGCAAGTTCACGATGGCCGACGTGCTCTCGTTCCGCCTGAAGCAGGGCCCGGTGCGTCTGGCCGCCGCGATCACCACGCTCGCGGTGTGCTTCTTCTATCTGCTCGCGCAGATGGCGGGCGCCGGCGGACTCGTGTCGCTGCTGCTCGGCATCACCGAGACGCTCGGACAGTCGATCGTCGTCGCCGTCGTCGGCGTGCTGATGATCGTGTACGTGCTGATCGGCGGCATGAAGGGCACCACCTGGGTGCAGATCGTGAAGGCGTTCCTGCTCATCGGCGGGGCCGTCGTCATGACGATCTGGGTGCTGGCGCTCAACGGCTTCAGCCTCAACACGCTGCTCGAGAGCGCGGTCGAGACCGCCGGCACGACCGACATCCTCGGCCCGGGCCTGCAGTACGGCGCGAACCCGTGGGACTTCATCTCGCTCGCGATCGCCCTGGTGCTCGGCACCGCGGGTCTGCCGCACGTGCTGATGCGCTTCTACACGGTGCCGACCGCGAAGGAGGCGCGTCGCTCGGTGGTGTGGGCGATCTGGCTCATCGGCCTCTTCTACCTGCTCACCCTGGTGCTCGGCTACGGCGCCGGCGCCCTGGTCGGCGCGGAGACGATCAAGGCCGCGCCCGGCGGCGTGAACTCGGCAGCGCCGCTGCTCGCGCTGTACCTCGGCGGTCCGCTGCTGCTGGGCTTCATCTCGGCGGTGGCATTCGCGACGATCCTCGCGGTCGTGGCGGGGCTCACCATCACGGCGGCCGCCTCGTTCGCTCACGACATCTACGCCAACGTCGTGAAGAAGGGCAATGTGCCGCCGGACGGCGAGGTCAAGGTCGCCCGCCGGACGGTCATCGTGATCGGCATCCTCGCGATCCTGGGCGGCATCGGCGTGCAGGGGCAGAACGTGGCGTTCCTCGTCGCGCTCGCCTTCGCCGTGGCGGCGTCGGCCAACCTGCCGACCATCCTGTACTCGCTGTTCTGGCGCCGGTTCACCACCCGGGGAGCGGTCTGGAGCATGTACGGGGGCCTCGCGGCCGCGATCATCCTCATCGTGCTCTCGCCGGTGTTCTGGGGCACGCCCACCAGCGTGTTCAAGGATGTCGGAACCGCGATCTGGCCGCTGAACAATCCCGGGATCGTCTCGATCCCGCTCGGGTTCTTCCTCGGCTGGCTGGGTTCGGTCACGACGCGCACCGCAGAGGATCCGAAGAAGGCGGCGGAGATGGACGTCCGCTCGCTCACGGGATTCGGCGCAGAGAAGGCGTCGAACCACTAG
- the pntB gene encoding Re/Si-specific NAD(P)(+) transhydrogenase subunit beta codes for MIAVAGQVAGAAYIVAALLFVLSLAGLSRHETSRRGVTYGIVGMAIALIATVGVVAAGAWGSSTGSANAGATTGLVLLVAAVVIGAAIGLWRARIVEMTGMPELIALLHSFVGLAAVLVGWNGALYDTGLEGALADIHHAEVFIGVFIGAVTFTGSIVAFLKLSARMSSKPLVLPGKNALNVGALVAFVALTVWYVITPELWLLVVVTLLALALGWHLVASIGGGDMPVVVSMLNSYSGWAAAAAGFLLNNDLLIVTGALVGSSGAYLSYIMCKAMNRSFLSVIAGGFGIEAPTGGEEEYGEHREIDAEAAADMLAGASTVVITPGYGMAVAQAQHGVADLVARLRERGVDVRFGIHPVAGRLPGHMNVLLAEAKVPYDIVLEMDEINDDLAQTDVVLVIGANDTVNPAAAEDPGSPIAGMPVIRAWEAANVIVFKRSMASGYAGVQNPLFYRENAQMLFGDAKEKVEEILFQLSR; via the coding sequence ATGATCGCCGTCGCAGGCCAGGTGGCCGGCGCCGCGTACATCGTCGCGGCCCTCCTCTTCGTGCTGAGCCTCGCCGGCCTCAGCCGGCACGAGACCAGCCGGCGCGGCGTGACCTACGGCATCGTCGGCATGGCCATCGCCCTCATCGCCACGGTGGGGGTGGTCGCCGCCGGAGCGTGGGGTTCTTCGACCGGCTCAGCGAACGCGGGCGCGACGACGGGACTCGTGCTGCTCGTGGCCGCCGTCGTGATCGGCGCGGCCATCGGCCTGTGGCGGGCGCGCATCGTCGAGATGACGGGCATGCCCGAGCTCATCGCCCTGCTCCACTCGTTCGTCGGGCTCGCGGCCGTGCTCGTGGGATGGAACGGCGCGCTGTACGACACCGGCCTCGAGGGTGCGCTCGCCGACATCCACCACGCCGAGGTGTTCATCGGCGTGTTCATCGGCGCCGTGACCTTCACCGGTTCGATCGTGGCGTTCCTCAAGCTCTCGGCGCGCATGTCGTCGAAGCCGCTGGTGCTCCCCGGCAAGAACGCGCTGAACGTCGGCGCGCTCGTCGCCTTCGTCGCCCTCACGGTCTGGTACGTGATCACGCCCGAACTGTGGCTGCTCGTGGTGGTGACACTCCTCGCCCTCGCGCTCGGCTGGCACCTCGTCGCGTCGATCGGCGGCGGCGACATGCCGGTGGTCGTCTCGATGCTCAACAGCTACTCGGGCTGGGCGGCGGCGGCAGCCGGTTTCCTCCTGAACAACGACCTGCTGATCGTCACCGGAGCGCTCGTCGGGTCTTCGGGTGCGTACCTCAGCTACATCATGTGCAAGGCGATGAACCGCTCGTTCCTCTCGGTGATCGCCGGCGGCTTCGGGATCGAGGCGCCGACGGGCGGCGAGGAGGAGTACGGGGAGCATCGTGAGATCGACGCCGAGGCTGCCGCCGACATGCTCGCCGGAGCGTCGACCGTGGTGATCACCCCCGGCTACGGCATGGCGGTCGCGCAGGCGCAGCACGGTGTGGCCGACCTCGTCGCGCGGCTGCGTGAACGGGGCGTGGACGTGCGCTTCGGCATCCACCCCGTCGCCGGCCGGCTTCCCGGCCACATGAACGTGCTGCTCGCCGAGGCGAAGGTGCCGTACGACATCGTGCTCGAGATGGACGAGATCAACGACGACCTCGCGCAGACCGACGTCGTGCTCGTGATCGGCGCGAACGACACCGTGAACCCCGCCGCGGCGGAAGACCCGGGGAGCCCGATCGCGGGCATGCCGGTGATCCGCGCGTGGGAGGCCGCGAACGTCATCGTGTTCAAGCGATCGATGGCATCGGGCTATGCGGGCGTGCAGAATCCCCTGTTCTACCGGGAGAACGCGCAGATGCTGTTCGGCGACGCGAAGGAGAAGGTGGAGGAGATCCTCTTCCAGCTCTCGCGCTGA
- a CDS encoding bifunctional glycosyltransferase family 2/GtrA family protein — MIVLIPAYEPGQALPRLVAELRREHPLADVIIVDDGSGATYASVFDETRRAGATVLTHPANRGKGVALRTGIAHAVRAHPGAAVVTADADGQHTVADIGRVAHETGDAQRSGIPTLILGCRAFAGDVPLRSRAGNTVARGIFRLAAGWSLGDTQTGLRGIPADLLPWVAAQPGDRFEFEQNVLLRSRQAGVAVREVPIETVYLDHNASSHFRPLVDSVRVVLPLLLFAGSSLLGFLVDTVALLVLSALTGLLVPSIIAARVLSASVNFAVNRRLVFGRRGGSTLPRQLGRYAVLAAALLATNIVWIEALTRIGTPLLAAKVVTEAVLFVIGFGVQRAFVFGRAASASASAVDAGEAAPAVSSGASHVHTELGSSAGARHRNPIGPAGRMERDTPTTRRTR, encoded by the coding sequence ATGATCGTGCTCATCCCCGCCTACGAGCCCGGCCAGGCACTCCCCCGCCTGGTGGCGGAGCTGAGGCGGGAGCATCCGCTCGCCGACGTCATCATCGTCGACGACGGCAGCGGCGCGACGTACGCCTCCGTCTTCGACGAGACACGGCGCGCCGGGGCGACCGTGCTCACCCATCCGGCGAACCGGGGCAAGGGCGTCGCGCTCCGCACCGGGATCGCCCACGCCGTGCGTGCGCACCCGGGCGCGGCGGTGGTCACCGCCGACGCCGACGGCCAGCACACCGTCGCCGACATCGGCCGGGTCGCACACGAGACGGGCGACGCCCAGCGCAGCGGCATCCCGACACTGATCCTCGGATGCCGCGCCTTCGCTGGCGACGTGCCATTGCGCAGCCGCGCGGGCAACACCGTCGCGCGCGGGATCTTCCGTCTCGCCGCAGGCTGGAGCCTCGGCGACACCCAGACCGGGCTCCGCGGCATCCCCGCAGACCTGCTCCCCTGGGTGGCCGCGCAGCCCGGCGACCGGTTCGAGTTCGAGCAGAACGTGCTGCTGCGGAGCCGGCAGGCCGGTGTGGCCGTGCGCGAGGTGCCGATCGAGACGGTGTACCTCGACCACAACGCGTCGAGCCACTTCCGCCCGCTCGTCGATTCGGTGCGCGTCGTGCTTCCGCTCCTGCTGTTCGCCGGGTCGTCGCTGCTGGGCTTCCTCGTCGACACCGTCGCTCTCCTCGTGCTGAGTGCGCTCACCGGCCTGCTCGTGCCGTCGATCATCGCCGCGCGCGTGCTGAGCGCCTCGGTGAACTTCGCCGTCAACCGCCGGCTCGTGTTCGGCCGGCGAGGCGGATCGACGCTCCCGCGGCAGCTCGGTCGCTACGCGGTGCTGGCGGCCGCGCTCCTCGCCACCAACATCGTGTGGATCGAGGCGCTCACGCGCATCGGAACGCCGCTCCTCGCCGCGAAGGTCGTGACCGAAGCGGTGCTCTTCGTCATCGGATTCGGGGTGCAGCGCGCGTTCGTGTTCGGTCGGGCGGCATCCGCGAGCGCGTCCGCCGTTGACGCAGGCGAGGCGGCGCCCGCCGTGTCATCAGGCGCATCGCATGTGCACACCGAACTCGGATCGAGCGCAGGAGCCCGGCATAGGAACCCCATAGGGCCCGCGGGTCGGATGGAACGAGACACCCCGACCACACGGAGAACACGATGA
- a CDS encoding DUF4956 domain-containing protein — MTTTALILLATDLAAALMLSLGLYYRRHRRRDLVVAFLGVNVGVMAVAMVLGTAEVALGLGLGLFGVLSIIRLRSSEISQREVAYYFAALAIGLVSGLPQTDPWPVVGLIALVLAVMWAADHPALLSRSRNGVVRLDRAIADEDDLRAELGDRLGAEVTAMTVQELDLVNDTTTVDVRFRVPRRTAVASTTAPTSSSSSADHSLAGMLR, encoded by the coding sequence ATGACCACCACCGCCCTGATCCTGCTCGCGACAGACCTCGCCGCCGCCCTCATGTTGAGCCTCGGGCTGTACTACCGGCGCCACCGCCGGCGTGATCTCGTCGTCGCCTTCCTCGGGGTGAACGTCGGCGTGATGGCGGTCGCCATGGTGCTCGGCACCGCCGAGGTCGCCCTGGGGCTCGGACTCGGGCTCTTCGGCGTGCTGTCGATCATCCGTCTCCGCTCGTCGGAGATCTCGCAGCGCGAGGTCGCCTACTACTTCGCCGCCCTCGCGATCGGCCTCGTCTCGGGGCTCCCCCAGACCGACCCGTGGCCCGTCGTCGGCCTCATCGCGCTCGTGCTGGCCGTCATGTGGGCCGCCGACCACCCCGCCCTGCTCTCGCGCAGCCGCAACGGCGTGGTGCGCCTCGACCGGGCGATCGCCGACGAAGACGACCTGCGTGCCGAGCTCGGCGATCGCCTCGGCGCCGAAGTGACGGCGATGACCGTGCAGGAGCTCGATCTCGTGAACGACACCACCACCGTCGACGTGCGCTTCCGCGTGCCGCGCCGCACCGCCGTCGCGTCGACCACGGCGCCCACATCGTCCTCGTCGTCCGCGGATCACTCGCTCGCCGGGATGCTCCGATGA
- a CDS encoding LuxR C-terminal-related transcriptional regulator has protein sequence MASAPVVDSVGADGAETVLARAVSELVRRTRFPVAFGGLERDQRIHVTSVVGARTRSLDGLVVEASRGLGGRALVEKRPRLTLDYGSSRSITHDYDRAVLGEGIATLFAVPVMVGARARGVIYCGSWNASPVGDVVARPAFAVAEELSTELRVRDEVERRVARIPLPSESGALSAGTREELRESYAELRSITAGIDDAALRGRLERLERRLAALSSPAPAAADEAGIRLSPRETDVLACAALGSTNAEIAAMLSIREGTVKSYLQSAMAKLDASTRHAAVATARRMGLLP, from the coding sequence GTGGCATCCGCACCCGTGGTCGATTCGGTCGGCGCCGACGGCGCCGAGACCGTGCTCGCCCGTGCGGTGTCGGAGCTCGTCCGCCGCACCCGCTTCCCCGTCGCGTTCGGCGGGCTCGAGCGAGACCAGCGCATCCACGTCACCTCCGTCGTCGGCGCACGCACGCGCAGCCTCGACGGACTCGTCGTCGAGGCGTCGCGGGGCCTCGGCGGGCGCGCGCTCGTCGAGAAGCGGCCGCGACTCACCCTCGACTACGGTTCCTCGCGCAGCATCACGCACGACTACGACCGCGCGGTGCTCGGCGAGGGCATCGCGACGCTCTTCGCGGTGCCGGTGATGGTCGGCGCTCGCGCGCGCGGCGTGATCTACTGCGGCTCCTGGAACGCCTCCCCCGTCGGCGATGTGGTCGCACGCCCGGCCTTCGCGGTCGCCGAGGAGCTCTCCACCGAACTGCGCGTACGCGACGAGGTCGAGCGCCGGGTCGCGCGCATCCCACTCCCGTCGGAGAGCGGTGCACTGTCGGCCGGCACCCGGGAGGAGCTGCGCGAGAGCTACGCCGAGCTGCGGAGCATCACCGCCGGCATCGACGACGCCGCACTGCGGGGGCGGCTCGAGCGGCTCGAGCGGCGCCTGGCGGCGCTCTCCAGTCCGGCCCCCGCTGCAGCTGACGAGGCCGGCATCCGCCTCTCCCCCCGCGAGACCGATGTGCTCGCGTGCGCGGCTCTCGGTTCGACGAATGCCGAGATCGCCGCGATGCTCTCCATTCGCGAGGGAACGGTCAAGTCGTACCTGCAGTCGGCGATGGCGAAATTGGATGCCTCCACCCGCCATGCGGCGGTGGCGACCGCCCGCCGAATGGGACTTCTCCCCTGA
- a CDS encoding phosphodiester glycosidase family protein produces MQPNRRTRAKILLASGLAVVLTGGGAAAWAVDRFLVEHVEISDVSAYEAENSTVQTSDTTADDDATDAAADESAETVLTDTAYSDGATEVTISTVTSGSGDETVTYYVADVVLSDATALRSAFAKDQFGENITELTSDIAADNGAVFAVNGDYYGFRDTGIVIRNGVVYRDESARAGLAFYTDGSVEVYDETETTADELLADGVWNTLSFGPALVEDGEVVAGLDEAEVDTNFGNHSIQGDQPRTAVGVIDENHLVFVVVDGRQEGYSTGVTLDELADILVNLGATTAYNLDGGGSSTLYFNGEVVNQPSNGGERATSDILYIAGSS; encoded by the coding sequence ATGCAGCCGAACAGACGAACCCGCGCAAAGATCCTGCTCGCATCGGGGCTGGCCGTCGTGCTCACCGGCGGCGGCGCCGCCGCATGGGCGGTCGATCGCTTCCTGGTCGAGCACGTCGAGATCAGCGACGTCTCGGCCTACGAAGCCGAGAACTCGACAGTCCAGACCTCCGACACGACCGCCGACGACGACGCGACGGATGCCGCCGCCGACGAGTCCGCCGAGACGGTGCTCACCGACACCGCGTACAGCGACGGCGCCACCGAGGTGACGATCTCGACCGTCACCTCGGGTTCGGGCGACGAGACCGTCACCTACTACGTCGCCGACGTCGTGCTCTCGGATGCGACGGCGCTGCGCAGCGCCTTCGCCAAGGATCAGTTCGGCGAGAACATCACCGAGCTCACCAGCGACATCGCCGCCGACAACGGTGCCGTTTTCGCCGTGAACGGCGACTACTACGGCTTCCGCGACACCGGCATCGTGATCCGCAACGGCGTCGTCTACCGGGACGAGTCGGCGCGAGCCGGGCTGGCGTTCTACACCGATGGCTCGGTGGAGGTGTACGACGAGACCGAGACGACCGCCGACGAACTGCTGGCCGACGGCGTCTGGAACACCCTCAGCTTCGGTCCGGCGCTCGTCGAAGACGGTGAGGTCGTCGCGGGGCTCGATGAGGCCGAGGTCGACACCAACTTCGGCAATCACTCCATCCAGGGCGACCAGCCGCGCACCGCTGTCGGCGTCATCGACGAGAACCACCTCGTGTTCGTCGTGGTCGACGGGCGACAGGAGGGCTACAGCACGGGCGTCACGCTCGACGAGCTCGCCGACATCCTGGTCAACCTCGGGGCGACCACCGCCTACAACCTCGACGGCGGCGGTTCGTCGACGCTGTACTTCAACGGGGAGGTCGTCAATCAGCCGTCCAACGGCGGCGAGCGCGCCACGAGCGACATCCTCTACATCGCGGGTTCGTCATGA
- a CDS encoding DUF485 domain-containing protein: MSDSGTQTAPPGGIDYVAVEESPRFVELKRKQRGFVFPMAVAFLVWYFAYVLLSSFARDFMAQHVWGDITVGLLLGLGQFVTTFAITMTYVWYANRKLDPIAEEIRGDLEKQQEASA; encoded by the coding sequence ATGTCAGATTCCGGAACCCAGACCGCTCCTCCGGGCGGCATCGATTACGTCGCGGTGGAGGAATCCCCGCGGTTCGTCGAATTGAAGAGAAAGCAACGCGGATTCGTCTTCCCGATGGCCGTAGCGTTTCTCGTCTGGTATTTCGCCTACGTCCTGCTCTCGTCATTCGCCCGTGATTTCATGGCGCAGCACGTGTGGGGTGACATCACGGTCGGCCTCCTCCTCGGGCTCGGTCAATTCGTCACCACATTCGCGATCACGATGACGTACGTCTGGTACGCGAACCGCAAGCTCGACCCCATCGCCGAGGAGATCCGCGGCGACCTCGAGAAGCAGCAGGAGGCGTCCGCATGA
- a CDS encoding polyphosphate polymerase domain-containing protein, with product MNALAHLDPVGLDEIVAEAALLTRVDRKYVVPRAALEHVLGGLADGTRVLEIDGERRFVYESMYFDTPDLLSFHMAAQPRRRRFKLRTRAYVDTGAAYLEMKTRGARGATVKERDAYDITRRDELTVDARADVADAFPAIGVAPDRADDLDAVLKTGYRRTTLLAPDGASRATVDTDLTWLGADGSGFLLPGLAIVETKSGARASDVDRLLWRAGLRPAIVSKYATGLAALRPDLPRNRWARLLRGAFAETERAALPQSAAPGIRPTYSPTTSPRTEEEPCSPAA from the coding sequence ATGAACGCCCTCGCCCACCTCGATCCCGTGGGTCTCGACGAGATCGTCGCCGAAGCCGCCCTCCTCACCCGCGTCGACCGCAAGTACGTGGTGCCGCGCGCAGCGCTGGAGCACGTGCTCGGCGGTCTCGCCGACGGCACACGGGTGCTCGAGATCGACGGCGAGCGCCGGTTCGTGTACGAGTCGATGTACTTCGACACGCCCGACCTGCTGAGCTTCCACATGGCCGCGCAGCCGCGGCGCCGCCGCTTCAAGCTGCGCACCCGCGCCTACGTCGACACGGGCGCCGCATACCTCGAGATGAAGACGCGCGGCGCCCGCGGGGCCACCGTGAAGGAGCGCGACGCGTACGACATCACCCGCCGCGACGAACTCACCGTCGATGCCCGGGCAGACGTCGCCGATGCGTTCCCCGCGATCGGCGTCGCCCCCGACCGCGCAGACGACCTCGACGCCGTGCTCAAGACCGGCTACCGCCGCACGACCCTCCTCGCCCCCGACGGCGCCTCGCGTGCGACCGTCGACACGGATCTGACGTGGCTGGGCGCCGACGGCAGCGGATTCCTGCTGCCCGGGCTGGCGATCGTCGAGACCAAGTCCGGGGCGCGTGCCTCCGACGTCGACCGCCTGCTGTGGCGGGCCGGCCTCCGCCCCGCGATCGTCAGCAAGTACGCCACCGGCCTCGCTGCGCTCCGACCCGATCTGCCGCGCAACCGGTGGGCGCGGCTGCTCCGAGGCGCGTTCGCCGAGACGGAGCGCGCCGCGCTGCCGCAGTCGGCGGCGCCCGGCATCCGCCCCACCTATTCCCCGACCACCAGCCCCCGAACCGAGGAGGAACCATGCTCCCCCGCCGCCTGA
- a CDS encoding methylated-DNA--[protein]-cysteine S-methyltransferase → MTAPRAPRFLLHDSPVGDILIVTDGGGIIALHPVHGAPDADLHAIEALTGAAPVFDDGDPTACAAAEQIDEYFSGDRRSFDLPLDWSRVRGFTGEALRAVCDIPYGETAGYGEVAIAAGSPRAARAVGTACATTPFSIVVPVHRVVRADGSLGEYGGHSEVKQHLIDFERRVAAEGVAE, encoded by the coding sequence ATGACGGCCCCCCGCGCACCCCGCTTCCTCCTCCACGACTCCCCGGTGGGCGACATCCTCATCGTGACCGACGGAGGCGGCATCATCGCCCTCCATCCGGTGCACGGCGCTCCCGACGCCGACCTGCATGCGATCGAAGCGCTCACCGGTGCCGCTCCCGTCTTCGACGACGGCGACCCGACCGCCTGCGCGGCGGCGGAGCAGATCGACGAGTACTTCTCCGGCGACCGGCGCAGCTTCGACCTGCCGCTGGACTGGAGCCGCGTGCGCGGCTTCACCGGTGAGGCGCTCCGCGCAGTGTGCGACATCCCCTACGGCGAGACTGCCGGCTACGGCGAGGTCGCGATCGCCGCGGGCAGCCCGCGAGCCGCCCGTGCGGTGGGCACCGCGTGTGCCACCACGCCGTTCTCGATCGTCGTGCCCGTGCACCGCGTGGTGCGCGCCGACGGCTCGCTCGGCGAGTACGGCGGTCACTCCGAGGTCAAGCAGCACCTCATCGACTTCGAGCGACGGGTGGCCGCCGAAGGCGTGGCCGAGTAG
- a CDS encoding histone-like nucleoid-structuring protein Lsr2: MARKIVHQLVDDLDGTILEVGDGETVLFSLDGIAYEIDLTDENAAALRSALAPYLTAGRRISAASRGGSSASGAPKRRRSGQKDFSGVREWAKKNGYTVSERGRVPASVLEAYEAAH; encoded by the coding sequence ATGGCCCGCAAAATCGTGCATCAGCTCGTCGACGACCTCGACGGCACCATCCTCGAAGTCGGCGACGGCGAGACCGTGCTGTTCTCGCTCGACGGCATCGCCTACGAGATCGACCTCACCGACGAGAACGCCGCCGCGCTGCGCAGCGCCCTCGCCCCCTATCTGACAGCCGGGCGACGGATCTCCGCCGCATCACGCGGCGGCTCCTCCGCGTCGGGCGCACCCAAGCGTCGTCGCAGCGGTCAGAAGGACTTCAGCGGCGTGCGCGAGTGGGCCAAGAAGAACGGCTACACCGTCTCGGAGCGCGGCCGGGTGCCGGCATCCGTACTCGAGGCCTACGAGGCGGCGCACTGA